Below is a genomic region from Oceaniferula marina.
CTTCCTCCTGCCAGCCCGCGTGAAGAAATTGAAGGCATGGTGTACTTCATCCGCATGTGCAGTAAGATCCGACTCCAGGCATCCGGTGAGCTGCACCCTGACTTTCACCCGAACCTGGGACGGGCGATGGACCTCTGGACTTGCCAGTTGCTACAAGTCGAATATGAAACGCTGAAACAACTTGTTGTGGACGGGGCTTCCGACCGTGATGTGTTGCAGTGGTGCTGGGAAACTGGAAAGCGCCCGAGCGAACATGAACTCGAGTGGTGGAACAGTTACATGCGCAACCGGGGGTTCCGTGACGACCTCAGTGACAAACTGCAATTCCGCAAGGAAGAAGCCGGATGGCTGGACCGTGATGAGATTCAAAGCTTCTTTGATTATCTCGATGCCGACGACGGGCGCTTGTGAGCCGGTCACATCTTTGCTATGGTGTCCGCCTCATGACCCTTCACGATCTCGGCTGGAACAAGAAGTTTCAGAAAGCCTTTGATTCGCTTTCGCTCAAGCGCTGTGTGCCTGCACGTTTGATTCGCGACAATAAAATCTCGTATGGCGCTCTCACGGAGGGGGGTGAGGAATACGAGGTGGTGATGAGCGGCAAGGTCTATCACGAAGCGGCAAGTGATGCTGAATTGCCCGCCGTGGGCGATTGGGTGGCGCTTGAGCTGTCCAAGGCCGCCAAGGAAGGGAAGGTCGAAAAAACCGATGAGTGTGAAAACATGATTCGGGCGCGTCTCCCACGGCAAACATGCTTCTCCCGTAAAACGCCGGGGAAAAGTACCGAAGAGCAGGTGATTGCGGCCAATGTCTCGGTCGTTGTGATTGTCACCGATGCCGGGCCGGATTTTAATCCGCGGCGCATGGAGCGCTATTTCATGCTGGTTCGGCGTAGCGGTGCGAAAGCGGTGGTTCTGATGAATAAATCCGATTTGTTTCCCCGCGAACAGAACGAGGAAGCTGCCGCCATGATTCGGGAGCTGAGCGACGAAGCGGATGTGCACATCACATCGGCCAAAGAAAACGATGGCTTGGAGGTGTTGCAACAGTATTTGACCCCTGGTGTTTCTGTGACTTTGGTTGGTTCCAGTGGGGTTGGAAAATCCACCTTGGTCAACCAGCTCCTCGGCGAGGAGTTTCAGTGGACATCGGATGTAAACGAACTGACAGGTAAGGGGCGCCATACGACGACGGCCCGTGAGTTGATCCCTCTGCAAGGAGGTGGGATCCTCATTGATAATCCTGGAATTCGTGAGGTTCAGATGTGGACCGATGAACAAACCCTGCGGGAAAGCTTTCTCGATGTGGAGGCGTTGGCGTCACACTGTAAATTTCACGATTGCAAGCATGGGAATGACGCCGGTTGTGCCATCCGGACCGCTGTGGAGTCCGGAGATCTCGACCCAGGACGATACGAAAGTTATCTCAAGCTCGACGAAGAGATTGAAAAGTTAGAACAGCGGCAGAAAAAACGCAGGATGATCAGTGAGCGCCGAGCCAAGCGCGACCACCGGGTGAAAGCCCGGAATCTCGCGGATCGCATTGAGCTCGAAAAAGAAGACCGGCCGGATTGGCGGTAGAATCATCCAAGGGTGGTCGGTCGGGCGAATGGGGCTCTATCCGCCGCCGCTAGTTTTCCGCCTGAACGAGGTGGCGTCTAACGCAGCAGTTTTCCAGCTTGTTTTTTGCCTTGGGGCGTGAGCATCTGCATACTCATCATGCTGCGGTCGCCCTTGGGGTTGGCGTATTTCCAGACGAGTTTCTTTTCACGGGTGATTTCGATCAGTCCTACTTGTCCTCCCTTTTTATAGGATGCGTAGGTGCCGATGCAGAGGTTTCCATTCGGCTGAACGTGGATGCCACAGAGCGTGGCAATAGAGATGCCCTCCAGCTCGGTTTTGTTGAAGCTCCAAACGGTCTTACCTTTTGGCGTAAACTCCGTGATGGCATCGATGTGCCCGACCAGGGTGTTGCCATTTTCAAGCCGGATGGCGGTGAAGGCGATGTTGTCCACTTTGACTTCAAAGACGACCTTGCCCTCCGGCGTGTATTCCCGGACGAGATGCTTGCCGGAGTGACAAACGAGGTAGTTACCATTGTCGAGTTTACGGACCATACGCAGGTTGTGGTGGCTTCCCGCTTGATAGATTGGGAGTTGAAGTTCGAAGGTGACTTTTCCGTCCCGAGTCATTTCCAAGAGTTTGCCGGTCGAGTTTTCACCGATCAGGATCTTATTATCGGCAAGGGGTTGACACCCGAAAACACCACCTCCTTTTTTAAGGTTGGATTGGTAGGTGAAGGTTTTTTCTCCGGTGCTTGGATTGACTTCGTGTACGCCGTTGTCCGTGAAGAGGACGTTGCCATTTGCGAGCATCCAGCAATCGGTGGTGTTGTCTCCCTTGTGTTGCCAAGTGACCTTCCCTTGTTGGTCTAGTAAAACGACGCGGCGTGAGCCGGTAGCCAGGATTTGGCCGGATGGTTTGCCGGTCAGCACAGGCGCGGCGGTAACCGCGGCTAGGGAAAAACATAAGGCGGACAGGATGCTGGTGGTTATATTCATAGGATCAGATGGCTGTGAATTAGGATGGTGTGAATGTTCAGGAGAAGAAGAGGTAGCCCATCAGGGTGATGATGGCGGCAAAGCTGAGGTTGAGGACCAAGCCGATGCGGACCATTTGGCGCTGCTGGATGTGACCCGATGCGAAGACGATGGCGTTGGGCGGTGTGGCGATAGGCAACATGAAGGCGCAGGACGCGGCAACCGTGAGCGGGAGAACCAATTGGGTGGTAGGGATTCCCATGTCAATAGCCACGGCGGCGAAAATAGGAACCAGCAAGGCAGTGCTAGCCGTGTTGCTGGAGAGTTCTGTCAGGAAAATAACAAAGAGTACGATGACTCCGACAATGAAGATGATCGGCCATCCGGTGGTTAGGCTCTGGATCTGTGCTGCTAGAAAGGCGCTTGCCCCCGTGCTGCCGAGGACCTTGCTCAGCGTGATGCCTCCTCCAAAAAGGAGGAGCACGCCCCAGTCGGTTGCGCGGTCGATGTCTTTCCAGCGGACAAGTCTCAGCGAGGCCAGGATGAGGACGGCACCGAGCGCGACCAAGGTGTCGAATGATGTATCGATTCCGATGGCTGATGATAGTGGGGAGCTGAACAACCAGCACGCGACAGCTGCAAAGAAAACGGCAAGGGTGAGCAGACGTTTGGGGGTGAAGCTGAAATGATCTGTCTGGACTTCAAAATCCGGAACCTTGCCCGGGCGTGCGAGCATGCGTAGTAAAATAAAGAGGGTGGGGAGTAAGACCAGCACACAGGGGATGCCGATCGCCAGCCATTCGGTGAAGCTGATTTTTAAATTGGCGGCGGCAATGGCATTGGGGGGAGTGCCGATGATCGAACCAATACCGCCAACGCTTGCGGAATAGGCAATGCCCAATAGGAGGTAGGGCGCCACTTTTTCCCGGATGTGATTGCCACACCGGTTGCCGATATTGGACAGGATCCCCAGAGCAACGGGGAGCAGCAGGGCAACGGTGGCTGTGTTGGAAATCCACATCGAGAGCATGGCCGAGACCAGAAACAAGGCGATGGCCGTCAGGTGAAATTTTCCTTGGCCCAAGATGAGAATGCGCATGGCCAGCCAGCGGTCCAATTCCTGCCGGGAGAGAGCCGCTGCCAGTCCAAAGCCGCCGAGGAAGAGGAAAATCAAGGGGTGGGAAAATCCGGAAAAGCTGGCACTGACGGGCATGGTTCCGGTGAGTGCGGCGGTCACGGGGATGAGCAGGGCGGTGATCGCCAGCGGGAGGGCTTCGCTCAGCCAGAGGATGGCTGCCAGAGTGAGGATCGCGAGTCCCGTCCGCACGGCATCGGGAGAAGCCCCATCGGGCAGATTGCTGACCGGGAGGTAGTTGCGAATTCCCAGAAAAGCAATAAAGGCAATCACGATAAGAACCAGTTTCCGCGCGGTTGTGGCTCGCTCGGTACTATGTCGTTTTTCCAGGACGACGGTTTCTTTGTTCTGCTGATGATGATCCATCAACTCCGCCCATAGCTTAAATGCCTGATAGAATCAAGTTCGGAAGAAAGAACGCACACACTTGGATGAAATGTGCATCACGTGTCCTTGACGGGCGAATCTAAGATCGTGTCAGGAATCGGCGGAGGAAAAACGAGAGGATGTCTCCGATGAAAATCATGGCGGCCCCCAGTAAGACATAAAACAACATCTCATCGTAGGCCCGTGAAAAATTCCGTGCCAGCTGGATATGGTATCCGAGGGAAACGACGCCTAACATGCCAAGGATGGTGGCTTCGCGAACGCAGGTTTCCCATCGGTAAAACAGGTAGAGGATAAACCGGTTGAAGGATTCGGGGACGTAGCTGTGCAGGTAGCTCTGGATGCGTGAGCCTCCGCTCTGGACAATATGGCGGGCGGCATGAGGTGCTTGGTTTTCGATCACTTCACCCCAGAGTCGGCCGAGGATACCAAAATTGTGAATGGCAAGGGCGAGAACCAGTGGCCAGGCGCTGATACCGAGTAGGCCGATGAGCAGGTAGGCGATGATGTATTCCGGGATGGCGCGGCTGAGTAGGAAGAGGGCACGGGTGATCATCCCGCAGCTTTTCCAGAGCAGGGAGCTGAGCCAGTGCGGGTTGCCGTGGAAGGCATGAAAGGGTCGGGCATTGGCAAGGTTGCGACTGGCCCATGGCAGGAAGATCCAAGCCGCCATCGCGGCAATGAGAATGGCAGCGGTGGCGATACTCAGGGTGTTGAGCAGGGCTTCCTTCCCCGGGTCAGCCCAAAGTTGGGCGGCCCAGGTGCCGGCGTCACACCAGGTGCCTCCCTCCCGGACGGGTTGCGGTGTCATTTTATCGATGAAGCGCGTGATGCGCTCTCCCCGGTCGAGTGTTTCTGCGGAACGGAGCAGTGGAGTCGCTTCAATTGCGATGAGTTGAGGGAACCATGCCAGCAGGGTGCTGGCGAACGTTGCCAGAAAAACAACACGGGGTAGGAGAAAGCGAGGGCTGCTTTTGCGTAGCGCCCTGAGGAAACGTGGGTCGTTATGGGCGAGGTCGGGAACGGGAGCCCGGCGGCTCGGGATGGTGTTGAGTCGCTTGCGTAGAGCGGCACCGAGAATATCCACCAGCATAATCACAGAGACCAGGAGATAGAGTTCGGTCCACAGTTCGTTGTAGAAGTTATTCTCGAATGATTTCTGGATCGACAGGCCGATGGTTTCGATCCCGATGAAGCCCAAGACCGCGGATGAGCGAAGGGCGCATTCAAAGCGGTACAAAGTGTAGGTTGCCATGTCCGGAAAGGACTGCGGGATCAGAGTTGTAAAAAACGCCTGGATAGGGCCGGTGCCGGAACTCAGCGCCTGATCTCTGGCCTGAGACGGAAGCTCATCGATGATCTCAGAAAATACCTTGGCGAGCGTTCCCGCAAAGGGAAGCGCGAGCGCAATGCAGGCCGTTAGCGGGTCGGAACCCAGGGCCGCGAGAAAAAACAAAGCCCAAATCAGTTCATGAATCGACCGCATCAAGGTGATGAGGAGTCGGATCAGAAAATGCAGCGGGTGCAGTAGGGCGCGCAGCGGCCCTCGTCCCGGACCACGAGGCCACCAGGCGGTGGAGGCAAAAAATCCGAGAACCATACCCGCGGGGACAGCCAGACTCATGGCAATCAGTGCGTAGCGGATTGTGGCCATCATTTCCCGCAGGATGCGCGTCGCAAAGGGTGTCGCATCCGGTGGTAGGCTTTGGCTTTGGTCGCTGAGTGTCGGATGAAAAGCCGCGGTTAGGAATCCGTCGTGACTTCCCGGAAGATGTTGGGACCCGGGGCCCAGATGCCAGACGCAAATAACAAACAGGAAGAGAAAGCCGCAGACGGTAAGTTTGCGGCTGTTTCCATGAAGCAGACGTGGCCTTATGTTAGTCCGTCTGCTCATGGTGGTGTTCCGGCAGACTGGATTCTAGTTGATAGAGGGACTGGCAGGCCTCTTCGCTGAGTTCGTCAGGCGATTGGTCAAAGGCAACTTCTCCGTGGCGCAGCCCGACGAGGCGAGGGAAGCATGCCCGGGCGAGGTCCAGGTCGTGCATGGAGACGACGAGTGTCAGGCCTTCTTCACGGGATAAGCTGGTCAGCAGTTCGATCATATCCCGGGCTCGGGCCGGATCGACGGAGGACGTTGGCTCATCGGCCAGCAGGATTCCGGGTTCTTGATAGAGGGCACGGGCCACGGCCACCCGTTGTTGTTGCCCACCTGAGAGGCTGTCGGTGCGGTCATAGATTTTTTCACCGATGCCGGTGCGATCCAGCCAGTGGAATGCCCTTTGGGTTTCGGAGGGGCTGGGTAGGATGGACTGGACCAGTGTCCGGGGCAGGCCGATGGTACCGAGGCCTCCGTTGAGGACATTGCGTCGGACCTGGACGTTGGGGACCAGTCCGAGGTGTTGCGGGATCATGGCGATCCGGGTGCGGAGCTTGCGGAGTTGCCCGGGGTCGAGTAGGGCCGGGTTCTGGTCGAGAACCGTCAGGTGCCCTTGATTCGGGCGGAGTTGGGTTCCGATCAGGCGGAGCAGGGTGGTTTTGCCACACCCCGAGGGGCCGATCAGGGCTACCTGTTCCCCGACTGCGATGTCGAGTGATAGATGGTGCAGCGCACGGGTACTACCAAACGAGCAGGAGATCTGGTCAAGATGGATGGCCATGCGCTGGTGTGTCCGGGGGCATGCATTGAGCCCATTCCAGAATGATGGAATTAGAGAGCGTCTATCTCAATGGTGAGGTCGTCACTGAGGGCTTCAATGGCGGAGATGATGACGTCGTCTTCACTGCTCTCAGGCAGACAGACGGTTCCGCATGCATGGAAAACCGGTTGGCCCGACATGGCGGCGCTTTCGATTGAGGTGTTGAGTTCCTCGATGTTGGCTCCGGCATCTGAAATGGTTCGGGTGAGTTGACTGACAATGCCGGGTCGATCATTTCCGAAGATGTCGATACGCAGGTGTTTGGTGAACGGGTAGTCGGTGAGTTCTCCCTGGCCGAGCACGTGAACGTGGATTCCTTCGTCGTGGAGTTGTTCGAGGGATGTGCGGAGCGAGGCTTCCTTCTCCGCTGGGCTCTGGATGCAAATGATACCGACAAACTGGCCTGCGAGTCGTGCCATACGGCTCTCCTGCCAGTTTCCGTTCTGATCTGCGATGGTGGTGGAGAGGCGGCTCATGATACCTGGCCGGTCATGGGCGGAAATAGTGAGAACGAGGGAGATAGACATGGTGATGGTTGGCTAAGCGTAAATGGAATAGGTATAAATGGAATGTGGTTCTGCTGAGGCCCTTGTCCCTAGCTTTAATCAAAACAAACGGGGAAGTGCCGGCATGGCTCTAACCTAGCATGGGATACGTATCAGGTCAGTACCATTATTCGACGATGACCGGGGTGCCTATTTTCGAATGCTCGAAAAATTTGCGGGCCATGTAGTCGGGGAGTCTTACGCAGCCGTGAGAGGCGGCATAACCCGGAAGGTAACCGGTGTGCATGCCGATCCCGTGATTAAAGCGCATGAAGTAGGGCATCGGTGCGTTGACAAAGACTTCTCCTGGGCCAACCCTGTCCTTGCGGTTGTCCGCATCGTTGTTGACAATTTCCCCTGTGGCCTTGTTTTTGATCACTCCGTAGCAGGACGATTGGTGATCGATGTTTTTTTGGCTCACTCTGAAACTTCCTGCCGGTGTCCGGTGCCCGTCGGTGCCGGATGAAATCGGGGTGACTCCAACCAAGGTGCCACCTTTATAGAAATAGGCTTTTTGTTCGTTGCGGACGATTCTGATCTTGGAAGCTCCGCCGACACCGTCGCCATCCCAGTAGCCTTGGGGTTGAGAAGGTCGCGCATTGCCCCCGCTTGTAGCACCTCCAGCTGTGGTTACGGCTTGTCCCGGAGGGCCGTATCCCGAAAGATACTGGGTTCCTCCTCCATACATCGATGCCGGGTTTCCAGAGTACGGGGCATAGGGGCTGCATTGGCTGAGTAAGGCCGTCATCACGGCACTCCCAATCAATATGTGTAGTTTTTTTAGCATAACAGGTATTTCGACAAGCAAAGTGATATAAGAGACTTGATGGGGATGACAAGACACATTCTCCTATTTTTCGCTCAGGGTCAAGGGGGCTTCTACTGAGAAGTGTGGCAGTAAGTGCTTGCTGCTTATATGCCAAGCATCTGGCGGATGCCCAGGACTCCTCGATTAGGGAGATTATCTCGGTGATGCCTGCGGTGCTGACAGGATTGTCAGGATTTTTTCAAGTTTTTACAGGATTTTTCATTTTCAAAGATCAAGGATTGGCCAAAACCTATCGCTGCCTTCTAGAAAAATCCTGTAAATCCTCTTCAACGATGTGAATCCTGTCAGCGCCGCAGGCTATTAGCCCCTGGTGTATTTGCCTTGGGCTGATGCCGTGGTTTTCAGGCTTGCCTTAGCGGAGGATCGACGTTATCGAGCCTGCGTCAACCCCACAACGACAAACGATTATGCCGAATTACGATTACCGCTGCGAAACCTGTGACCATGTTTTTGAGGTGTTTCAAAAGATGAGTGACCCGAAGCTTGAGGACTGTCCTCAGAAGAGCTGTGACGGTAAGGTGAAGCGTTTGCTTGGCTCTGGGGCTGGATTGATTTTCAAGGGGTCTGGTTTTTATCAGACGGATTACCGGAGTGATTCCTATAAGAAGGGGGCTCAAGGAGATAAGGCTCCGACGAAAAAAGGCGGGCATACCTGTGGCAGTGGCTGCGGTTGCTAAACGCATGTCTTTTAGCGAATGAAGATTCGCCCTTTGGTTTGGGAACTGATTTCAAGATAGTGTCCCCGGGCATCTTCGGCTGATCGTTGGAGGAACCAGCCGTATTCGGCACTGTGTAACAGGGTGCAGGATCTGAGGACCCGGCGGGTGTCACGATGGTCTTTCGGGCCAAAAAACTGGACGCGTTTTGCGGATTGGTGTCGAAATCCATCTTTTCTTTCCAAGGATCCGTCCATCAGGTGGATGATTTGATAGTGCCGGGGGTGGAGTTCCTCGAGGGTGGCAATGATTTCGATCGCTTGTTCTTTACTGAGCTCGGATGGGGCTGCTGTGGCTGCGCCAGCCATAGCGGAGAGGTAAAAAACGAGGGGGATGAGAAAGCGCAGGCGGTGGATGGATGATCGTGTCATAGAGGCTTCGACGTGCCGTAGCTCGGGATATTCAATCGGAAGATAAAATTATCCGTGCAGAATCGTCTAATCCATGGTTTTTTGCCTATGCCATGAAAGTTCTAGTTTTCATGAACACGTGAAATATGGGAAATGAAGGGGAAACCTATACAGGGTAAGGGGATTTACAGTTCTACAAACTCGCAAATATCAAGGCAGCGCATGGACATGCCATACTCGTGGCTTTCCCAAGTTTGGTGGAAATGTCCAAAATAGTGTGTCTTTGACACCTGAGATTACCTAGATTAGAGTGATGGTTTCTCGCTTCTTTTGATGGTCTGCCAACAAATCTGTGTCTGTTGATGCAAAAGACTCTGTAAATGGGTTTGTTATCGGGACGTCGGTTAATGGTCCTGTATGCGACAGTAATGTATCAAAGGAGCCATCGACTTTTACCATGCGCTTGAGGATGGTTCTAGCTTCAGGGTTGATTCTTTCGGATTTCGGCCAGCAGCGACCTTCGTCGAAACGCAGGCGTGTTCTGTCTACCGACACGACACCGCTTACAGTGAGAATCCCCGTGTGCAGGCGATGGCGCTCAATTCATCTGGGCAGAGCCTAGAAAAAATCCTCTGCAATTTTGGTCCATCCGGAATGAGTGTTGAAGATCAGATCGAATCTCAACTTGATTCTGCCCTAGCCCATCTTAAGGATCAGTATCCTAAAACTACGGCCAACCAGATTGACAGCATTTGTTTAGGTTTGGCATCATTGTCCCCCGTTCATCCCCAAGGACATTCTGGCAGAGGCTTCTGGTGTAACACCAGAAGCAATCACCAGCTTCAGCAGCGAACTCGGTTGGCTCAAGCTGATTTGGGCCGATGGTGGATATACAGGCAAGCTCATTGATGAAGTTGCAAAGATACAGCGCCTTCGCAAGGTGAAGCTTGAAATTGTCAAACGGAGTGATGACATCAAAGGTTTCAAATTACTGCCGAGGAGATGGGTCGTCGAACGAACCTTTGGTTGGTTGATCCAATCAAGGCGACTTGTTCGTGGCTACGAAACCAGAATCGATCACTTAGAAGCCATGGTCCACATATCCATGAGCAAACGAATGCTCGCTAGAATTGCTTCCTAGGTATTTTTAAGACAGCCTCTAAGCAATAAATACAAAAAGAGTTGTGATGCATGATAGTAGGAGCTCAGGGAGGGACTTGAGTTGCGCACACTGCTGTCGTTATTTCGAGGAAGCTGTTGAAGTGCAACGTCCCAGCCCCCTCTGGTCAGAGGACGGCGGTATGGGTATGGATGAGTAACACATTTTGGTATTTGGTCATGGAATATGCTCCTTAATGTGATTATTACTGATGCAGTTGAATTTAGCCCAATGCAGTTTTGTATTTTGAATACAGGCTTTGCATTTTACATGTACACACACAGTATTACATACATTGCCAACGTTATGAACACAAAGCCGAGAATTCTTATAGTTGATGACGAACGCCTTAACATTAAGGTTTTATCGGATCTGTTGAAGTCCAACTATAAGATAATGGCTGCTATCAATGGTAAACAGGCTCTCAAGGCTGCTCGGGGTGAAAATCCTCCAGATCTAGTATTACTCGATATCATGATGCCTGAAATGGATGGCTATGAAGTATGCCGACAGTTGAAAGCAGATACTTTAACGAAAGATATTCCTATAATGTTCGTGACAGCAATGGGGGAAGAGGAGGACGAGACTAAAGGTCTAGCTCTTGGTGCTGTAGACTATATCACGAAGCCGGTTGTTCCTGCCGTTGTTGAAGCTCGAGTTAGATCCCACGTAGCACTTAGGAGAAATATGCTTGAGCTGGAAGATGCGTATAAGCTCATCGAATCTCAAAAGACACGAATGCAAGGTGAGCTGGATGTTGGGCACAAGATTCAAATGAGCATGCTTCGCCAAGACTCTCCATTCTACCCAGACCGTAAGGAGTTTTCATTAGCAGCAACGATTGTCCCAGCACGTGAAGTAGGTGGAGATTTATATGATTTTTTCTTTATCGATCCTGATCGACTTTGTCTTTGTATTGGTGACGTTTCAGGAAAAGGGGTGCCTGCGGCACTCTTTATGGCTGTTTCTAAAACTCTGATAAAGTCCCGGGCATTAAGCGATGGCTCACCAGCAAGTGTAATGACCTTTGTTAACGATTCTCTATGCGAAGGTAATGAGGCTTGTATGTTTGTTACTCTGTTCTTTGCTGTTTTGAATATAAAAACGGGTGAGTTGGTCTATTCAAATGCTGGGCACAACCCACCTAATATTAAAAAAGCGAATGGTGATGTCATTCTGTTGCCTGAACGCCACGGAATGGTGTCAGGCGCCATGGAAGGGATGGTATACGGTGAAAGTAGTGTTACCCTTGAGAGCGGCGATATCCTTGTTACTTTCACTGACGGGGTGACGGAGGCTATGGACCCCGAAGGAAACCTTTATTCAGAGAGGCGCCTCGAAGGTCTTCTTGCGTCCGAGCAACTCGTTGATAGTGTGACTATCAACGCCGCTGTCTTCGATGATGTGAAAAAATTTGAACAAGGTGCAGGGCAAGCTGATGATATTACATTGCTTAGTTTGCTTTACAGGGGCTACACACCGACTTCGACGGATGGAAGTTTTTCGATGACTATCAAGAATGACCTTTCAGAGTTGCCAGGTTTTCTTGATGCATTTGAGCTATTTGCTGACGAAAAACAGTTATCCATGGCAGTTGCTTGTAATTTGGGGGTAGCCTTCGATGAGTTGCTGACTAATACCATTTCCTATGGATATGAAGATGGGGAACAACGTGAGATAGACATCACCGTAGATATTCATGCGGATCATGTCACCGTAGTATTGTGTGATGATGCAGCGCCTTTTAATCCTTTCACTCGTGAGGAT
It encodes:
- a CDS encoding DUF5069 domain-containing protein, with the translated sequence MNDYLPPASPREEIEGMVYFIRMCSKIRLQASGELHPDFHPNLGRAMDLWTCQLLQVEYETLKQLVVDGASDRDVLQWCWETGKRPSEHELEWWNSYMRNRGFRDDLSDKLQFRKEEAGWLDRDEIQSFFDYLDADDGRL
- the rsgA gene encoding ribosome small subunit-dependent GTPase A, with product MTLHDLGWNKKFQKAFDSLSLKRCVPARLIRDNKISYGALTEGGEEYEVVMSGKVYHEAASDAELPAVGDWVALELSKAAKEGKVEKTDECENMIRARLPRQTCFSRKTPGKSTEEQVIAANVSVVVIVTDAGPDFNPRRMERYFMLVRRSGAKAVVLMNKSDLFPREQNEEAAAMIRELSDEADVHITSAKENDGLEVLQQYLTPGVSVTLVGSSGVGKSTLVNQLLGEEFQWTSDVNELTGKGRHTTTARELIPLQGGGILIDNPGIREVQMWTDEQTLRESFLDVEALASHCKFHDCKHGNDAGCAIRTAVESGDLDPGRYESYLKLDEEIEKLEQRQKKRRMISERRAKRDHRVKARNLADRIELEKEDRPDWR
- a CDS encoding SLC13 family permease, coding for MDHHQQNKETVVLEKRHSTERATTARKLVLIVIAFIAFLGIRNYLPVSNLPDGASPDAVRTGLAILTLAAILWLSEALPLAITALLIPVTAALTGTMPVSASFSGFSHPLIFLFLGGFGLAAALSRQELDRWLAMRILILGQGKFHLTAIALFLVSAMLSMWISNTATVALLLPVALGILSNIGNRCGNHIREKVAPYLLLGIAYSASVGGIGSIIGTPPNAIAAANLKISFTEWLAIGIPCVLVLLPTLFILLRMLARPGKVPDFEVQTDHFSFTPKRLLTLAVFFAAVACWLFSSPLSSAIGIDTSFDTLVALGAVLILASLRLVRWKDIDRATDWGVLLLFGGGITLSKVLGSTGASAFLAAQIQSLTTGWPIIFIVGVIVLFVIFLTELSSNTASTALLVPIFAAVAIDMGIPTTQLVLPLTVAASCAFMLPIATPPNAIVFASGHIQQRQMVRIGLVLNLSFAAIITLMGYLFFS
- a CDS encoding PhnE/PtxC family ABC transporter permease, giving the protein MSRRTNIRPRLLHGNSRKLTVCGFLFLFVICVWHLGPGSQHLPGSHDGFLTAAFHPTLSDQSQSLPPDATPFATRILREMMATIRYALIAMSLAVPAGMVLGFFASTAWWPRGPGRGPLRALLHPLHFLIRLLITLMRSIHELIWALFFLAALGSDPLTACIALALPFAGTLAKVFSEIIDELPSQARDQALSSGTGPIQAFFTTLIPQSFPDMATYTLYRFECALRSSAVLGFIGIETIGLSIQKSFENNFYNELWTELYLLVSVIMLVDILGAALRKRLNTIPSRRAPVPDLAHNDPRFLRALRKSSPRFLLPRVVFLATFASTLLAWFPQLIAIEATPLLRSAETLDRGERITRFIDKMTPQPVREGGTWCDAGTWAAQLWADPGKEALLNTLSIATAAILIAAMAAWIFLPWASRNLANARPFHAFHGNPHWLSSLLWKSCGMITRALFLLSRAIPEYIIAYLLIGLLGISAWPLVLALAIHNFGILGRLWGEVIENQAPHAARHIVQSGGSRIQSYLHSYVPESFNRFILYLFYRWETCVREATILGMLGVVSLGYHIQLARNFSRAYDEMLFYVLLGAAMIFIGDILSFFLRRFLTRS
- a CDS encoding phosphonate ABC transporter ATP-binding protein, which gives rise to MAIHLDQISCSFGSTRALHHLSLDIAVGEQVALIGPSGCGKTTLLRLIGTQLRPNQGHLTVLDQNPALLDPGQLRKLRTRIAMIPQHLGLVPNVQVRRNVLNGGLGTIGLPRTLVQSILPSPSETQRAFHWLDRTGIGEKIYDRTDSLSGGQQQRVAVARALYQEPGILLADEPTSSVDPARARDMIELLTSLSREEGLTLVVSMHDLDLARACFPRLVGLRHGEVAFDQSPDELSEEACQSLYQLESSLPEHHHEQTD
- a CDS encoding glycine cleavage system protein R; this translates as MSISLVLTISAHDRPGIMSRLSTTIADQNGNWQESRMARLAGQFVGIICIQSPAEKEASLRTSLEQLHDEGIHVHVLGQGELTDYPFTKHLRIDIFGNDRPGIVSQLTRTISDAGANIEELNTSIESAAMSGQPVFHACGTVCLPESSEDDVIISAIEALSDDLTIEIDAL
- a CDS encoding L,D-transpeptidase family protein, with the protein product MLKKLHILIGSAVMTALLSQCSPYAPYSGNPASMYGGGTQYLSGYGPPGQAVTTAGGATSGGNARPSQPQGYWDGDGVGGASKIRIVRNEQKAYFYKGGTLVGVTPISSGTDGHRTPAGSFRVSQKNIDHQSSCYGVIKNKATGEIVNNDADNRKDRVGPGEVFVNAPMPYFMRFNHGIGMHTGYLPGYAASHGCVRLPDYMARKFFEHSKIGTPVIVE
- a CDS encoding FmdB family zinc ribbon protein, which codes for MPNYDYRCETCDHVFEVFQKMSDPKLEDCPQKSCDGKVKRLLGSGAGLIFKGSGFYQTDYRSDSYKKGAQGDKAPTKKGGHTCGSGCGC
- a CDS encoding transposase; its protein translation is MWADGGYTGKLIDEVAKIQRLRKVKLEIVKRSDDIKGFKLLPRRWVVERTFGWLIQSRRLVRGYETRIDHLEAMVHISMSKRMLARIAS
- a CDS encoding ATP-binding SpoIIE family protein phosphatase encodes the protein MLLNVIITDAVEFSPMQFCILNTGFAFYMYTHSITYIANVMNTKPRILIVDDERLNIKVLSDLLKSNYKIMAAINGKQALKAARGENPPDLVLLDIMMPEMDGYEVCRQLKADTLTKDIPIMFVTAMGEEEDETKGLALGAVDYITKPVVPAVVEARVRSHVALRRNMLELEDAYKLIESQKTRMQGELDVGHKIQMSMLRQDSPFYPDRKEFSLAATIVPAREVGGDLYDFFFIDPDRLCLCIGDVSGKGVPAALFMAVSKTLIKSRALSDGSPASVMTFVNDSLCEGNEACMFVTLFFAVLNIKTGELVYSNAGHNPPNIKKANGDVILLPERHGMVSGAMEGMVYGESSVTLESGDILVTFTDGVTEAMDPEGNLYSERRLEGLLASEQLVDSVTINAAVFDDVKKFEQGAGQADDITLLSLLYRGYTPTSTDGSFSMTIKNDLSELPGFLDAFELFADEKQLSMAVACNLGVAFDELLTNTISYGYEDGEQREIDITVDIHADHVTVVLCDDAAPFNPFTREDPDTTSSLDEREIGGLGIHLVKKLMDEVGYERKVNQNVLTLTKRI